From the Lathyrus oleraceus cultivar Zhongwan6 chromosome 4, CAAS_Psat_ZW6_1.0, whole genome shotgun sequence genome, one window contains:
- the LOC127137087 gene encoding uncharacterized protein LOC127137087 — MDSKIWKAIIKSWEHPVVNDKDGKATTDLKPEEGWSKEEDVLTLRNSKALNSLFNGVDKKIFRLINTCTIAKDASEILKTTHKGTSKVKMSRLHLLTTRFENLKIKDDENIHEFHMIILEIANSSSALGEKMSEEKLVRKIIRSLPKKFDIKVTTIEEAQDINTMRVDELIGSLQTFELVKQMGDTIFISQSKYAKSIVKKPGMENASHKRTPAPTHLKLTKDEKASRPDITFVVGVCARYKYEPKMSHITQDTEMQTGHAVLMIERESLEDVSS, encoded by the exons ATGGATAGCAAGATATGGAAAGCTATCATCAAGAGCTGGGAACATCCTGTCGTGAATGACAAAGATGGGAAGGCTACTACTGATCTGAAGCCTGAAGAGGGATGGTCTAAGGAAGAAGATGTACTAACTCTTAGAAACTCCAAAGCTTTAAATTCTCTATTCAATGGTGTAGACAAAAAAATATTCAGGTTGATAAACACTTGTACTATAGCTAAAGATGCTTCGGAGATCCTCAAAACTACTCATAAAGGCACATCtaaagtgaagatgtctagacttcatCTCCTCACTACCAGATTTGAGAATCTAAAGATTAAAGATGATGAGAATATTCATGAGTTTCACATGATTATTCTTGAAATAGCTAATTCATCTAGTGCCTTGGGAGAAAAAATGTCAGAAGAAAAATTGGTTAGAAAAATTATCAGGTCCCTACCTAAGAAATTTGATATAAAGGTCACAACCATTGAAGAAGCTCAAGACATCAACACCATGAGAGTAGATGAACTTATTGGgtctctccaaacctttgaattgg TCAAACAAATGGGTGATACTATCTTTAtctctcaaagcaagtatgctaAGAGTATAGTAAAGAAGCCTGGAATGGAAAATGCTAGTCATAAAAGAACACCTGCACCAACCCACTTGAAATTGACAAAAGATGAAAAAG CTAGCAGGCCTGACATTACATTTGTTGTAGGAGTTTGTGCAAGGTATAAGTATGAACCCAAAATGAGTCATATTACTCAA GATACCGAGATGCAGACTGGTCATGCAGTGCTGATGATAGAAAGAGAATCTCTAGAGGATGTTTCTTCTTGA